TATGAAGTCTTGGGAAACGCCGAAAAGCGGCAGACCTATGACCGTTTTGGCCACGATGGGGTGAACGGCAATGGGTTCTCGGGGTTCTCCAGCAGCGAGGATATCTTCGGCGCCTTCAGCGACATCTTCGGCGAGGTTTTTGGATTCTCGGCCGCCGGTCGCGGCGGAGGCAACCGACCCAGGCCAGGTGCGGACTTGCGCTACAACCTCGACATCACCTTCCGCCAAGCCGCCAAGGGGGCCGAGGTGGACATCCGCATTCCTGTCGAACAGGTCTGTGGACGGTGCGATGGTTCCGGTGCGGCTCCCGGGTCGCGTCCCCAGACCTGCTCGCAATGCGGCGGCTCTGGCACCATGCAACAATCACAGGGGTTTTTCAGGATTTCCGTGACCTGCCCGCAGTGCCGTGGAGCCGGTTCCATTATTACTGAGCCTTGCGACGAGTGCATGGGGCGCGGCAGCGTGATTCGCGACAAGGATCTCAAGGTGCGAATCCCGGCGGGCGTGGACAACAATTCGCGTCTGCGTCTGCGTGGCGAGGGCGAGGCAGGCATGTTCGGCGGGCCTCCCGGCGATCTCTATGTGGTCCTTCGCGTGGAGCCTGATGCGGTGTTCGAGCGCCAGGGGCAGAATCTGCTTATTCGTCGGGAAATATCCTTTGTCGAGGCGGCGTTGGGACATCGGCTGGAAGTGCCGACCCTGGACGATCCGGTCAATCTCGAAATCCCCAAGGGTGCCCAGAGCGGCGAGGTCTTCAGGCTGCGCGGCTTGGGACTGCCCCACCCGGGCAGCTCTCACCAGGGCGATTTGCTGGTGGAGGTGCGGGTCAAGACCCCCACCAACATGAACAAGCGCCAGGAGGAACTGCTGCGCGAGTTCTCTGAGATAGAGTCCAAGAAATTGAGTACCAAGGTCAAGGGTTTCTTCAAGAAAACCAAAGACAAGGTCATGGGTGAGTAAGATGTCTCCTGGCTTCTCGCATATGGACGGCGACGGCAACGCCCGTATGGTGGATGTGTCCGGCAAGAACGATACCCTGCGCAGGGCCATCGTCCGTTGCGAAGTCAGGCTCGCGCCCCGGACCATGGCCCTGCTGGTGCAAAACGCCCTGCCCAAGGGGGACGTGCTGACCACGGCCAAGATAGCCGGAATCCAGGCCGCCAAGCGTACTGCGGATCTGATTCCCATGTGTCATCCGCTGCCCATCAGTCTTGTGGATATTCGATTCGTGGTGGACGAGGCCGGAGCGAGGATTGTTGTCGAGTCCGAGGTGCGGACCACCTACAAGACCGGCGTGGAGATGGAGGCCCTGGTGGGCGCCCAGATGGCCGCCGCCACCATCTACGACATGTGCAAGGCTGTTCAGAAAGACATCGTCATCGGCAATTGCCGACTGGTCTTCAAGAGCGGTGGCAAGAGCGGCACCTTCTCCGCCGAGTGATCCGGTTTTAGCCATCAGGCAAAATTAAGGCCGCTGTCCCGAACGGGGCAGCGGCCTTCTCGCGTCAGGAACATTGACCCTACCAGACAGAGCGGGTCTGTACGCCTGCTTCAGCCATGTGTTTTTTGAGGTCCGCGATGGTGTATTCGCCATAGTGGACGATGGATGCGATGAGGGCGGCCGTGGCCCTGCCCCTGGTCACGGCTTCCACCATGTGCTGTGGCGAGCCCGCACCGCCCGAGGCGATGACCGGAATGGTCACGGCTTCGGCCACCATCCGGGTCAATTCGATGTCATAGCCGTTCTTCGTGCCGTCAGCGTCAATGGAGTTGAGGCAGATTTCGCCTGCGCCCAGGGCCTCGCCGGTCCTGGCCCATTCAAGGGCATCCATGCC
This genomic stretch from Pseudodesulfovibrio alkaliphilus harbors:
- the dnaJ gene encoding molecular chaperone DnaJ, which encodes MAKRDYYEILEVSRDASQDEIKSAYRKLAFKFHPDRNPDDPEAENRFKEAAEAYEVLGNAEKRQTYDRFGHDGVNGNGFSGFSSSEDIFGAFSDIFGEVFGFSAAGRGGGNRPRPGADLRYNLDITFRQAAKGAEVDIRIPVEQVCGRCDGSGAAPGSRPQTCSQCGGSGTMQQSQGFFRISVTCPQCRGAGSIITEPCDECMGRGSVIRDKDLKVRIPAGVDNNSRLRLRGEGEAGMFGGPPGDLYVVLRVEPDAVFERQGQNLLIRREISFVEAALGHRLEVPTLDDPVNLEIPKGAQSGEVFRLRGLGLPHPGSSHQGDLLVEVRVKTPTNMNKRQEELLREFSEIESKKLSTKVKGFFKKTKDKVMGE
- the moaC gene encoding cyclic pyranopterin monophosphate synthase MoaC, whose translation is MSPGFSHMDGDGNARMVDVSGKNDTLRRAIVRCEVRLAPRTMALLVQNALPKGDVLTTAKIAGIQAAKRTADLIPMCHPLPISLVDIRFVVDEAGARIVVESEVRTTYKTGVEMEALVGAQMAAATIYDMCKAVQKDIVIGNCRLVFKSGGKSGTFSAE